In a genomic window of Plectropomus leopardus isolate mb chromosome 6, YSFRI_Pleo_2.0, whole genome shotgun sequence:
- the LOC121944507 gene encoding probable E3 ubiquitin-protein ligase DTX3 yields MEFITDVSVIIDEALYKDQRRLIKILQPYRPEKKASCYVVRGTMEELDNLRAKLVAERRHSSPLSRRRTSQRDTSPSIKPVEVSGLIMAYIDQKCSKELKKIQGTSFVIETQPDLRTAHSKPSTTVWVTFRPKHVSVSPVRGEFVRQRFVTFYQRTASDLQVTSVPSTAHRDLQRTFPCLLFNPSHNRSEVTVTGPFVHIAKLKEFLSQNMQSSSKSPAKKGPARAPSSRTPRPPSTPSTHPEEETCVICMEVMVSAEKQTLRCKHSFCRSCLKTAFDYKPACPTCGELYGTLKGTQPEGGKMDVSRGSASLQGYEKYGTIIIHYYIPSGIQKREHPNPGQPYEGVSRTAYLPDSPEGRRTLKLLRRAFNQRVIFTVGRSTTSGRNNVVTWNDIHHKTATHGGPTHYAYPDPYYLSRVQDELKAKGIE; encoded by the exons ATGGAG TTCATCACAGATGTCTCTGTCATCATTGATGAAGCACTTTACAAAGACCAGCGAAGATTAATAAAGATTCTTCAGCCTTACCGCCCTGAGAAAAAAGCTTCCTGCTATGTCGTGAGAGGAACAATGGAGGAGCTGGACAACCTTCGGGCCAAATTAGTAGCCGAGAGGCGTCATTCCAGTCCGCTCAGCCGGAGACGAACCAGTCAGCGAGACACTTCACCCAGTATCAAACCTGTGGAGGTATCTGGGCTTATTATGGCTTACATTGATCAAAAATGTTCGAAGGAACTTAAGAAAATTCAAGGGACCAGTTTTGTCATTGAAACACAGCCTGACCTCAGAACAGCGCACAGTAAACCTAGCACCACAGTGTGGGTGACTTTCAGACCTAAACATGTGTCTGTCAGCCCTGTTCGTGGCGAATTCGTCAGACAGCGATTCGTCACATTCTACCAGAGGACTGCGTCTGACCTGCAGGTCACATCGGTCCCCTCCACAGCGCACAGAGACCTGCAGAGGACATTTCCGTGCCTCCTCTTTAACCCCAGCCACAACAGATCGGAGGTCACAGTGACCGGGCCTTTTGTGCACATCGCTAAACTGAAAGAGTTCCTGTCACAAAATATGCAGAGCTCAAGCAAGAGTCCAGCGAAAAAAGGTCCAGCACGCGCTCCAAGCAGCAGGACCCCACGTCCTCCATCCACCCCCAGCACACACCCTGAGGAAGAAACATGTGTCATCTGTATGGAAGTGATGGTCAGCGCAGAGAAACAGACTCTGCGGTGCAAGCACTCGTTCTGCAGAAGCTGTCTGAAAACTGCTTTTGACTACAAGCCTGCGTGCCCGACGTGTGGAGAGTTATACGGCACTCTGAAGGGGACGCAGCCTGAGGGAGGCAAAATGGACGTCAGCAGAGGCTCTGCGTCTTTACAAGGATATGAGAAATACGGAACAATAATCATCCATTATTATATTCCAAGTGGCATCCAAAAG cgGGAGCATCCTAACCCCGGGCAGCCGTATGAAGGCGTGTCCCGCACAGCCTACCTGCCAGACTCCCCTGAAGGCAGACGGACCCTGAAACTGCTGAGGAGAGCCTTCAATCAGAGAGTCATCTTCACTGTCGGTCGCTCAACCACCAGCGGCAGAAACAACGTGGTCACATGGAACGATATTCACCACAAAACTGCCACACATGGAGGACCTACTCA CTATGCATATCCAGATCCTTATTATCTCAGCCGAGTTCAAGATGAACTGAAAGCCAAGGGGATCGAATGA